Within Sphingobium sp. SCG-1, the genomic segment TAGCCTCGCGCAACTTGGTCGCGCCGGGATCGGGATAGGTGGCGAGGTCCGCCGTCGCCGCAGCCAACGCCGCGCGCGTGTTCTCGCTGGTGCCGAGCGGGTTCTCATTGGCGGAAAGCTTGATGAGCGGGCGGCCATCGGCAGCCGCCGCCTTGCCCGGCACATAAGCGGAAATGCCCAGGATCCACTCCTTGGGCTGTGGCGAAGTATGCGTCATTATTGTGCTATCTGTCATGCCACGCGCTTTAGCGGGGAAACCTCGCGCGCGCAAAGGGTGCGGCCTTGGACCGGGCGCGGAGATTGACACCCCTCGCCCCGCGTCCTAGCGGCGAAGCATGGCTAGCGTTCCCCTATCGACCGACAGCCGGTTCGGCCTAGGCCGGCAGGTCCGCCTGCCCGGCCCCTTATCGCTGGACAGTGGTGCCAGCCTGACGCCGGTGGACATCGCATACGAGACGTACGGCGCGCTGAATGCCGACGCCTCCAACGCGATCCTCATTTGCCACGCGCTGACGGGCGACCAATATGTTGCCTCTCAGCATCCGCTGACCGGCAAACCCGGTTGGTGGTGGCGGATGGTGGGCGAAGGCAAGCCAATCGATCCGGCGCGGCATTTCATCATCTGTGCCAATGTGCTGGGTAGTTGCATGGGGTCGAGCGGTCCCGCCAGCATTGATCCTGGCCGTGACGAACCTTATGCGATGCGCTTCCCGGTCATCACGATCGGTGACATGGTGCGCGCGCAGGCGATGTTGCTCGATCATCTGGGCGTCGCCCGCCTCCATGCAGTAGTCGGCGGTTCGATGGGCGGTATGCAGGCACTGACTTGGCCGACTTTATATCCTGACCGCGTGGAATCGGTGCTGGTGATCGCATCGACGGCGCGCCATTCCGCCCAGAACATTGCCTTTCACGAAGTCGGGCGGCAGGCGATCATGGCCGATCCACGCTGGCGCGGCGGCGACTACTATGCGGACAATGACGTGCCGAGTTCCGGCCTCGCCGTTGCCCGCATGGCCGCCCATATCACCTATCTTTCCGAAGCAGGCCTCACCGAAAAATTCGGCCGCAGGCTTCAGGCGCGGCCGGACAGCCCCGGCGGGCAGAAGACCTTCGGCTTCGACGCGGACTTTCAGGTAGAAAGCTATTTACGCCATCAGGGCTTGAGCTTCGTCGACCGCTTCGACGCCAACAGCTACCTCTATATCACGCGGGCGATGGACTATTACGACATTGCCGAAGACCATGAAGGCAGCCTTGCCCGCGCCTTTGCCCGCACGAAGGCGCGATTCTGCGTCGTCAGCTTCGATACCGACTGGCTCTATCCCACGGCGGAATCGCGGATCATCGTCCATGCGCTCAATGCCTCGGGCGCGCCTGCGAGTTTCGTAGAGCTTTCCAGCCCCTTCGGTCATGACGCCTTCCTGCTCGAAGCGCCGGAACTTAATCGCGTGGTCGATGGATTTCTGCGGGCGGGCGAACGATGAGGGTTATCGAAACTGCCCTGCCCGGCGGCTATTCGCTATCGGATGATCCGGCAAGGCTTCAGCCGAACGCGATTCATGCCTACCTCGCGAGCACCTACTGGTCGCCTGGCATCGCGCTGTCGGTAGTCGAACGAGCGATCGCGGGATCGCACTGCGTCGGCATCTACAAGGACGACGCTCAAATCGCCTTTGCCCGCGTGATTACCGACCATGCCACCTTTGCGCATCTCGCTGACGTCTATGTGCTGGAAAACTATCAAGGTCACGGCCTCGCCTCGGCGATGCTCCGCTACTTCCACGACCATCCCGATCTTCAGGGCTTGCGACGCTGGACCCTCAACACTCGCGATGCGCACAGCCTGTACGAACGTCATGGCTGGCAGCGGATCACCGGCATCTTCATGCAGCGCTATGATGGCCCGGCGGTGACAGTCTGATGGAACTCCGTCCGGACCTTGCGCTTATCGCGCGCAACGTCACGCCCGGCGCGCGCTTGCTTGATGTCGGTTGCGGCGACGGTGGCCTGATGGCGGCGCTCCGCGACCAACGCCAAGTCGATGCGCGCGGATTGGAGATCGACCCCACGAACGTTGCTTCGGCAGTGGGCCGCGGCCTGTCTGTGGTGCAGGGCGACGCCGACACCGACCTCCATTATTACGCCGACGCCAGCTTCGATTATGCGATTCTCAGTCAGACGCTGCAAACGACGCGCCGCCCCGACCGGGTCGTGGAGGAATTGCTCCGCATCGGTGCTCAGGCATTCGTCAGCTTCCCCAACTTTGCGCACTGGCGCGGACGGCTTTCGCTGGCGTTTGGTGGCCGGATGCCCGTGACAAAGCTGTTGCCGGACACCTGGTACGACACGCTCAACATCCATCACCTCACCATCGACGACTTTCGCGCGCTGGTGAAGGATCGCGGCTGGTCGATCGACGGCCAATGGTTCCTGAACGGCGAGAAGGAAACGACGCACACCAACGCGAATCTCTTCGCGCAGCATGCGGTATTCCTCCTGCGGCATTAATCGGCTGGTGCGGCGGTAGGGCTCTACAGGGCGATACCGCCCGCTGCGAGCACCGCCAGCGTCACCAGTTCGCTCGCCGTCGACGCCATGGTAGCCACCTGCACCGGCTTCTCCAGACCCACCAGCATAGGCCCGATCACCGAATCGCCGCCCAATTCGCGCAGCAGCTTCGCCGACAGGTTGGCGGATTGCAGTCCGGGCATCACCAGCACATTGGCGGGACCGGACAGGCGGCAGAACGGATAATTCTTCATCACGGCAGGATTGAGCGCGACGTCCGGCGCCATCTCCCCTTCATATTCGAAGTCCACGCCGCGCTCGTCAAGGATCGCAACGGCGTCCCGCAGGCTGGCCAGCCAGTTGCCCGGAGGATTGCCGAAGGTGGAGTAGGACAGGAACGCCACGCGTGGCTCATGCCCCATGCGCCGCGCTACAGCGGCCGTGTCGATGGCGATGTCGGCCAGTTCTTCTGCGGTGGGTCGCTCGTTTACCGTGGTATCGGCCATGAACACCGTGTGGCTCTGCCCGACGAGTACATGAATACCGAACGCGGTGCGGCCCGCCGCAGGATCGATCACGCGACGAATGTCGCGCATCGTCTGCGAATAGGTGCGCGTCACGCCGGAGATCATCGCTTCCGCTTCGCCAAGCTGCAAAAGCAGCGCGCCGAAGATGTTGCGTTCCCGATTCACCATCCGCTCGCAATCGCGACGCAGATAGCCGCGTCGTTGCAGACGCTGATACAGGAAATCGACCATCTTGGGCACCAGCGGCGAGTTGACACTGTTGTGCACTTCGAAGCTGTGAGGGTCGGTGACGCCCAGCGCGCGCAACCGGTCGTAAACATCCTGCCGCCCGACGAGCACCGGAATGCCATAGCCGCCATCGCGGAACTGGATCGCGGCGCGCAACACCACTTCTTCCTCGCCCTCGGCAAAGACGACGCGCTTGGGTTCCGCCTTCGCGCCTTCATAGGCGAGCGTCAGCACCGATGTAGTCGGATTGAGGCGCGCCTTCAGCGACTGGCGATAGGCGGCGATGTCGGGGATCATCTTCTGCGCAACGCCGCTATCCATTGCCGCCTGCGCGACGGCCGCGGGCACGATTTCCATCAGGCGCGGATCGAATGGCGTCGGGATGATATAGTCCGGGCCGAAGCTGTGCGATTTGCCATAAGCCTTGGCGACTTCCTCGGGCACGGCCTGCCGCGCCAGCGCCGCAATGGCCTGCGCCGCCGCAATCTTCATCGCTTCGTTAATCGCGGTCGCCCGCACATCCAGAGCGCCGCGGAAGATGAAGGGGAAGCCAATCACGTTGTTGACCTGATTGGGATAATCCGACCGGCCGGTGGCGACGATAGCATCCGGGCGCGCGGCCTTGGCTTCGGGCGGCGTGATTTCCGGGTCCGGATTGGCCATTGCGAAGATGATCGGCTGCGGCGCCATATCCTTGACCATGTGGCCCTGGAGCGCGCCAGCGGCGGACAGGCCGAGAAACACGTCTGCGCCTTTCAGCGCTTCTTCCAGAGTACGCGCGTCTGTCTTGGCGGCATGTGCTGACTTCCACTGGTCCATGCTTTCGGTGCGCCCCTGATAGATGACGCCGCTGCGGTCGCACATGATGACCTGATCGTGGGGCACGCCCATCGCCTTGATAAGCTCGGTACAGGCAATCGCCGCCGCGCCAGCGCCATTGACCACGATTTTCGTATCTTTGAGTTCGCGTCCGGTCAGATGCAGCGCATTGATCAGGCCCGCCGCGCAGATGATCGCGGTGCCATGCTGGTCATCGTGCATGACCGGGATGTTCATCTTTTCCTTCAGCGCCTGCTCAATGATGAAGCATTCGGGCGCCTTGATATCCTCAAGGTTGATGCCGCCGAAACTCGGCTCCATCAGCGCGACCGCATCGATGATCGCCTGCGGGTCTTCGCTGTTCAACTCGATATCGATGGAGTCCACGTCGGCAAAGCGCTTAAACAGCACTGCCTTGCCTTCCATGACCGGCTTAGAAGCCAGCGCGCCCAGATTGCCCAGGCCAAGGATTGCCGTGCCGTTGGAGATCACGGCGACCAGATTACCCTTTGCGGTATAATCATAGGCGGTTGCGGGATCTTCCGCGATGGCGCGCACCGGCACGGCAACGCCGGGCGAATAAGCCAGCGCCAGGTCGCGCTGCGTCGCCATCGGCTTGGACGCGATGATCTCGATCTTGCCCGGGCGTCCCGACGAGTGGAAGAACAACGCCTCGCGCTCGGAAAATTCCACGTTCGATTTATCGCTCATCAGTCCTGTCTCCGCCGCGTTGCAGGCTCGCCCTAGCGGCTTTTGATGACATTCTTCAAGGGCCGCTTCTCTATTTCAGTGCTGTTTCCCACACCCCTTCCGCCCCGGCGTTCGACTCGCTATCGCACGATGGCATGGGTCACAGTAGTTCTTCTCCCGCAGGCGCGTCGCCGACGCCGATGATGGCGCAATATCTTGCGCTGAAGGCCGAGGCGTCCGACTGCCTGCTTTTCTATCGCATGGGCGACTTCTTCGAGCTGTTCTTTGACGATGCCAAGGCGGCTGCGGCCACGCTGGACATCGCCCTGACGTCACGCGGTGAGCATGATGGAGCGCCTATCCCGATGTGCGGCGTGCCGGTGCACAGCTCGGAAATGTATCTAGCCCGCCTGATCCGTGCCGGTCACCGCGTCGCCATCGCCGAGCAGACCGAGACCCCTGCCGAAGCCAAGGCACGCGGCTCCAAGTCGCTCGTCGCCCGTGCCATCGTCCGCTATGTGACGGCGGGCACGCTCACCGAAGACGCACTGCTCGATGCCCGGACCGACAATATGCTGGTGGCCGTGGCGCAAGTCGGGCAGGAATATGGTCTTGCCGCCGCCGACATCTCCAACGGTCGCTTCGAAACGATAAGCATCACCGAAGCGCAATTGCCTGCAGAGTTGGCGCGGCTGCGACCCAGCGAATTGATAACACCCGTCAACTTCACAGTCCAATTCGCGGTGCCGTCCCATCCTTTCGATCGCGCGGCCTTTGACAGCAGCCGCGCCGAGGCATTGCTGAAACGCCACTATGGCGTTGCGACGCTAGACGGTTTCGGTACTTTCGCGCGCGCTGAGTTGGCGGCGATGGGCGGGCTGCTCGGTTATCTCGATCATGCGGGCAAAGGCACCCTGCCATTCCTCGGGCCGCCAGTCAGGCGCAGCACAGATGCGCATATGGCGATCGACGCCGCTACGCGCGAAAGTCTGGAGATCGTTCAAACCATGGCCGGTCAGCGCGGGGGAAGCCTGCTCGCGGCCGTCGACCGCACCGTCACCGGCGCAGGCGCCCGCCTCCTTGCTTCCGACCTCGCCTGCCCGCTGCTGGATCAGCCGCAGATCGAGGCGCGGCTGGCGCTGGTCGCCTGGCTGCATCGTGACGGTGGCCTTCGCGATCACCTTCGGACCGCCCTGCGTGCACTCCCGGACATCGGCCGTGCGTTGGGCAGAGTCGCCATCGGGCGCGGCTCACCGCGCGATTTGGGCCAGTTGCGCGACGGCCTGCGGGAAGCGCGTATCCTGCGCGAGCGGCTCGTGACTTTGCCGGACCGTCCCAAGCTGCTGGACGATCTGCTTCCCGCCCTCGATGGCCATGCCGACCTCACGGACCGGCTCACCCGTGCGCTTGTCTCCAGCCCGCCGACGGAAAGCGCCAGTGGCGGCTATATCGCCGACGGCTATGATGCGGCCCTTGACGAACTGCGCCGCCTCGCGGGCGATGGCCGCCGCGCCATCGCCGCCCTCGAAGCGCGCTATCGCGATCAGACCGGCATCGCCAGCCTGAAGATCCGCCACAACGCCGTCCTCGGCTATCATGTCGAAGTCCCCGCCAAACATGGCGACGCACTCCTGCGCGACGGCAGCGGCTTCACGCATCGTCAGACGCTCGCCGGTGTCGTCCGCTTCAACTCGGTCGATCTCCACGAACAGGCAAGCCGCGTTGCGCAGGCGGGCGGCCACGCCCTCGCCGCCGAAGCCGCGCACTTGGAAGAACTGATCGAAGCCGTCCTCGCTCGCAAGTCCGCCATCGATGCCGCTGCCCGCACGATCGCCCGCCTCGACGTGTCGGCGGGTCTGGCCGAGCGCGCGGCGGAAGGCGGCTGGTGCGCACCCGATTTTGCGGAAGGCCGCTGCCTCGATATCCGCGGCGGACGCCATCCCGTCGTCGAGGATGCGCTGTCCCGGGAAGGCCAGTCCTTCGTTGCGAACGACTGCTGCCTGTCCGAAACCGACCGGCTCTGGCTTGTCACTGGCCCCAATATGGGCGGCAAATCGACTTTCCTTCGCCAGAACGCGCTGATCGTCATCCTCGCGCAGGCGGGCAGTTTCGTGCCCGCCACTTCCGCCCGCCTCAGCCTTGTCGACCGCCTGTTCAGTCGCGTCGGCGCGTCGGACAATCTGGCGAAGGGCCGCTCGACTTTCATGGTGGAGATGGTCGAAACTGCCGCCATCCTCTCGCAGGCGACCGAGCGCAGCTTCGTCATCCTCGATGAAGTCGGGCGCGGCACGTCCACCTATGACGGTCTTGCCCTTGCCTGGTCTGTGGTCGAGGCCGTGCATGAGACGAACCGCTGCCGTTGCCTCTTCGCCACCCATTATCACGAACTGACGCGGCTCGCCGAAAAGCTCGATGCCCTTTCGCTTCACCATGTCCGTGCACGGGAATGGAAGGGCGACCTCGTCCTGCTCCATGAACTCGCGCAAGGCCCGGCGGATCGCAGCTATGGCCTCGCGGTGGCGCGCCTCGCCGGCCTGCCCCCGGCCGTCCTCGCGCGGGCAAAGGACGTGCTGAAACGGCTCGAAGCGGGCAAGGCCAAGACCGGTGGTATCGCGGCCGGGCTGGACGATCTCCCGCTGTTCGCCGCGTCGCTGGCCAAGGAAACGCCGCCTCCCGATCCCTTGCGCGAAGGATTGGCCGCTCTCGACGTGGATGCGCTCAGCCCCCGCGAAGCCCTCGATGCGCTCTACCGCTTGAAAGCCCTGCTGGACGAGGCGTGAATCAGCAGTTCCCTAGGGGGCTGACACACCCTACATAGCGTCCATGTCCACTCTCTTCGACACGCTCCCCAACCGGCGCGCCATCATCGACCGGCGCATCGTGGCTGACCGCATCGCCATTGTTGCAGGACAAGAGGGGCAGAATGCGCAAGCATTGCGGGCCGCCGTCGTCGACGAACTGCGCTCGGCGCTTGAGGCAGGCCGCGCGGAGGCCGCTCGCCGCCTTGCCATGCACCCGACGCGCGGGCGCGAGACGGTTTCCGCCTTCGCGTTCCTGATCGACCAGATCCTGCGCATCCTCTACGATGCGACGACGCAGCATCTGCACCCGTCCGGTAATCGCAGCACCTCGGAACGCATCGCCCTGATTGCAGTCGGCGGTTATGGACGCGGCGAGATGGCGCCGCATAGCGATGTCGATATCGGCTTCATCACGCCGTGGAAGCCGACTGGCTGGACCGAGCAGGTCATAGAGTCCATGCTCTATTCGCTTTGGGATCTTGGCCTCAAAGTGGGGCACAGCAGCCGGTCGGTCGATGAGACGGTGCGCATGGCGAAAAGCGATCTCACCATCCGCACGGCGCTTCTGGAGGCGCGCTATGTATGGGGCGATCGCGCGCTGTACGAGGAAACCTCGCGCCGCTTCGACGAGGAAGTCGTCAAGGACACGGGGCGCACCTTCGTCGCAGAAAAGCTCGCGGAACGCGATGCGCGGCACAAGCGAATGGGCGACAGCCGCTATGTCGTCGAACCAAATGTCAAGGAAGGCAAAGGCGGCCTGCGTGATCTCCACACGCTTTTCTGGATCGGCAAATATGTGAATCGCGTCCGGTCGGTGGCGGAACTGGTCGATGCCGGGCTGCTGACGCGTCAGGAGTTGCGTCAATTCCAGAAGGCGGAGGATTTCCTCTGGGCCGTCCGCTGCCATCTGCACATGATTACGGGCCGCGCCGAAGATCGCCTGACCTTCGATTTGCAGGTGGAGATTGCCGAGCGCACGCACTTTTCCGCCCGCAATGGTCAGTCCGCGGTCGAGCGCTTCATGCGCTATTACTTCCTGAACGCGAAGACGGTGGGTGATCTGACTGCGGTGTTCCTGGCCCATCTGGACGACCGCCTGGCGGCACGCGGGCATCGTTACGTCCCCAGCTTCTTCCGCCGCCCTAAGAAGCTCGACGGCTTCATTCTCGATCGCGGCCGCATCGCGCTTCCCTCCGACGACTTCTTTCAGGCTGATCCCGTCCGGATGCTGGAAATTTTCGCGGTCGCCGATCGTCACGGCCTCTCTATCCACCCGTCCGCCATTCGCGCTGCCAGTCGCGACGCGCACTTGATCGACCGCCACATCCGCAAGGACGTGCGCGCTAACGCCGCATTCCTGGACGTGCTGACCTCGCCACGCGATCCGGAGACCGTGCTGCGCTGGATGAACGAAGCCAGTGTCTTTGGCCGCTTCATTCCCGATTTCGGACGCGTTGTCGCGCAGATGCAGTTCGACATGTACCACCACTACACCGTTGACGAACACACGATCCGCGCCGTGGGCCTGCTCGCCCGCATCGAGAAGGGCGATATTCAGGTCGATCATCCGCTTTGCACGTCATTGATGGAGAAGCTGCTGTCGCGCCGCGTGCTCTACGTGGCGGTGCTGCTGCACGACATCGCCAAGGGGCGCGGCGGCGATCACAGCATATTGGGCGCGGAGGTGGCACTGTCGCTCTGCCCCCGCCTTGGCCTGACCGCAGCAGAAACCGAAACGGTCGCGTGGCTGGTGCGCTATCATTTGCTGATGTCAGCCACTGCCTTCAAGCGCGACCTGTCGGACTATAAGACCATTATGGACTTCACCGATGTCGTCCAGAGTCCCGAGCGTCTGCGCCTGCTGCTGATCCTGACGGTCGTGGACATTCGCGCCGTGGGACCGGGCGTCTGGAACAGTTGGAAACGGCAGTTGCTGACCGACCTTTACGACGCGGCGGAAGAAGTGCTGCGCCTGGGCCACAAACAGAATGGCCGCCGGGAAAAGGTGCAGGCGAAACAGGAGGCGCTTCAGCACGCGATGGAGCTGTCCGACGAAGTATTCGCATCCCTTAAGAAGCGCTTCCCGGAATCCTACTGGATTGCCGAGCCTGATGACATTCTTCAGCAGAACGTCGGGCATGTGATGGCGGCCGGCAATGAGCCGCTGTCGATCGCCGCAGAGGTTTACCCGCAGCGAGGCGCGACGCTTGTGACTGTCTATGCGGCCGACCATCCGGGGTTGTTCTATCGTGTCGCCGGCGCCATTCACCTCGCAGGCGGCAACATCATCGACGCACGCATCCATACCATGCGCGATGGCATGGCGATCGACAATTTCCTGGTGCAGGATCCGTTCGGCGGCCGCTTCGACAGTGCCGATCAATTAAACCGGATCAAACGCATGATCGAGGATGCTTTGGCCAATCGGCATAAGCTGATTACCAAGCTGGAGGCACGCCCTCTCCCCCGCACACGCGCGGAGGCCTTCCACATTGTCCCGAACGTGCTGATCGATAACAAGGCGTCCAATCGCTTCACCGTTGTCGAAACCACCGCCCGTGATCGCCCGGCGCTGCTGTTCGCGCTCGCTAATGCGCTGTTCCAGTCGAAAGTCACTGTTCACAGCGCCCATGTCGCGACCTATGGCGAACGCGCCGTGGACACCTTCTATGTCACGGATTTGCTCGGCGGAAAGATCGAAAGCAAGGCACGGCTACAGACACTCGAACGCCGCCTGCTCGAAGCAGCCAGCACGGAATTTGCCAATGTGACCGAGCGTAGCCGCCAAGTCGCCTGACGATCAGCGTATCCGCATCACCGATTCAGGCGTCAACTTCAGCAACAACTTCAGCATGTCGCCTTTCGCAATCGCGACGCAGCCTTCGGTCGGTCGCCCCTCGACCCAGCAATGGAAGAAGATAGCGCTGCCCTGCCCAGGCACAGGTGGCGAGTCATTATGGCCCAGCACCACAATGACATCATAGGCTTCGTCGGCGCGCTGCAATGTCTCCGCCGAATAGCCGTGCGGAAGCTGCACCGGCCGATTGTACGCCGGATCCCCAACGCCGTCCGACCATCCATCCCCCGCTCGTGTCCAGCGCCACGGGATCGAAGGCGAAGTTGCCAGAGCAACACGATCGGGGCGCAGCAGCACGCCACGGACTGGCCATTCTCCTAATGGTGTGCAGCCATCACCCTCGCGCTTGTCGCTTGGCGTACATGTCCCGCCCTTGCCGATTGCGCAGGGCATCTCCGACGCACCAAAGCGAAGCCGCCGCGCAACGCTGGCGACGTCAATTACGCTCATAGCTGATGCCCGGTACGGTCCCGCTTCGTCGCCAGATAGCGGTTATTATGCGGATTGGATTCGATTGCCAACGGCAGGCGCTCCGCCACCGTAATGCCCGCCGCTTCAAGGCCAGCAACCTTGGCCGGATTGTTCGTCAGCAACCGCACTGTTTCAATTCCCAGTAGATCGAGCATTCGCGCTGCCACCGAAAAGTCCCTCGCATCAATCGCGAACCCCAATCGCACATTGGCGTCCACGGTATCGAACCCCTGATCCTGCAAAGCATAAGCGCGCAATTTATTGACCAGCCCGATCCCGCGCCCTTCCTGCCGCAGATACAGCAGCACGCCCCATGGCGCGTCGGCGATCCGATGCAGCGCCTCGTGCAGTTGCGGTCCGCAATCGCACTTCAGCGACCCCAGCACATCGCCGGTCAGGCATTCGCTGTGCAATCGAACGACGGGCGGTGAGGCATCGCGCTTGCCGACGATCAGCGCAACATGCTCCCGCGGTTCTTCCGGGCTACGGAAGGCGATGATCTCCGCATCCTCGCTCGCCGCGACCGGAAGTCGCGCGCGCGTCGCAATCAACAGCCGCGCCGCATCGTCATAGGCCTCGACATCCTTTGCAGATACGACGCAATCGCTTGATCCATGGTCTCCAATAAAGAACGCCGGCAATATTCCCGCAAGTCGTGCCAGCCTCAGCGTCGCGGCAGCAGCATCGGGGGCGGCGAGCGGACGCGCCTTGAACGGGCCCTTCAACGGCGAAGCGAGATCCCGCACCGGATCGGCGATTGCCATGGCGACATCCCGGTCGATCCAGGGCACCCGCGCGACCTGCACCGGCATCTCGGGATCGGCGGCAGCGCGCTGATTGGTAAGCTTCAGCGTTTCCGCCCGCGCCGCCGAAATCAGGATATCGGCCTGATCGCCGGGATCGAAAGCCGCCAGCGTCACCGCGTCCGCTGCCTCTACAGCCATGACGCGCAACGATCCGTCAGACCCCTGCACCGTGACCGGCCATCCCCGGCGCAGCGCATCAATGGCGCGGGCGGCGGCTCTGGCGTCGCTCACATGCGCCTCAGAACGAGAACTCTGTAATCAGCGGAACGTGGTCGGATGGCCGCGCCCAACCCCGGATCGGCTCGACGACGCGATGGCTGATCGCCTTCTCCGCCAGCGCCGGGCTCACCCACATATGATCGAGCCTGCGCCCCCGGTCGCTTTCCGACCAGTCGCGCGCGCGATAGCTCCACCATGTGAACAGCCGTTCCGGTGCCGGGAAAAACTTGCGACCTAGATCCACCCAGTCATGGGACGCCTGCAACCGCGCCAGGATTTCGCATTCTATTGCAGTGTGGCTGACCGTGTTGATGAGTTGCTTATGGCTCCACACATCGCATTCCAGCGGCGCGATGTTGAAGTCGCCCGTCAGAATTGTTGGCTTGTCCGATAGCCCGGACGACCATTCGATCATCCGCTCCAGAAAATCGAGTTTCTGCCCGAACTTCGGATTGACGGTCCGGTCCGGCAATTCGCCGCCCGCAGGCACATAGACATTCTCAAGCCGTACGCCATTGTCCAGCCGCACACCGATATGCCGCGCCTCGCCATTCGCCTGCCAGTCCAGCCGATCGTCCTCGCGGATCGGAATGCGGCTGACGATCGCGACGCCATGATGCATTGGTTGCCCGTTCAGCTTCTGGTGGTTGTATCCATACTGCCGGAACAGACCTGCCGGGAAGGTGTCGTTGACGACCTTCGTCTCTTGCAAACAGAGGATGTCTGGCCCTTCTTCGGCCAGAAAACGCTCAACTATATCAAGGCGGGCGCGAACGGAGTTGATATTCCAGGAAGCAATAGTGACGGTTTCACTCATGCGACATCCACTAGGGTCCAAAGGCGTCAAGGGCAAGTCGCGAGCGCATGGTCGCCGGGCAAAGAAAGACCCCCGCTCCGGGGGCATGGAACGGGGGTCTCGATCGCGCCATTATGCGCTTCGCGACACAAGCGGCAGCCGGGGTAACAGGGGGGAAATCCCGGGGGCTGCTCGTGCCGTAGGTCTTTATTTAGAGGCCATCATATGAGCGGCAGATGAACGAGTTTTGTAATAATACCGATTTTACGATTTTCGTCGCAAGCACCGCCCGGATCGTCAGCCTGACCGCCCCCGTGGACGAGGATCGGTCCACCGGAAAGCAGAGTCGGCAATTGGCATTCCGTAGCGATGATTGGTGAGGCGGATAGTGGTACGATTGCTCTGCGCATCCAGCGCCACCCAGCCATATAGCTCCAGCCCGGCAGGAGCTGTTGGCTTGCGCTTGAACACCAGCGTAATGGTGCCGAATTCC encodes:
- a CDS encoding GNAT family N-acetyltransferase, yielding MRVIETALPGGYSLSDDPARLQPNAIHAYLASTYWSPGIALSVVERAIAGSHCVGIYKDDAQIAFARVITDHATFAHLADVYVLENYQGHGLASAMLRYFHDHPDLQGLRRWTLNTRDAHSLYERHGWQRITGIFMQRYDGPAVTV
- a CDS encoding NADP-dependent malic enzyme encodes the protein MSDKSNVEFSEREALFFHSSGRPGKIEIIASKPMATQRDLALAYSPGVAVPVRAIAEDPATAYDYTAKGNLVAVISNGTAILGLGNLGALASKPVMEGKAVLFKRFADVDSIDIELNSEDPQAIIDAVALMEPSFGGINLEDIKAPECFIIEQALKEKMNIPVMHDDQHGTAIICAAGLINALHLTGRELKDTKIVVNGAGAAAIACTELIKAMGVPHDQVIMCDRSGVIYQGRTESMDQWKSAHAAKTDARTLEEALKGADVFLGLSAAGALQGHMVKDMAPQPIIFAMANPDPEITPPEAKAARPDAIVATGRSDYPNQVNNVIGFPFIFRGALDVRATAINEAMKIAAAQAIAALARQAVPEEVAKAYGKSHSFGPDYIIPTPFDPRLMEIVPAAVAQAAMDSGVAQKMIPDIAAYRQSLKARLNPTTSVLTLAYEGAKAEPKRVVFAEGEEEVVLRAAIQFRDGGYGIPVLVGRQDVYDRLRALGVTDPHSFEVHNSVNSPLVPKMVDFLYQRLQRRGYLRRDCERMVNRERNIFGALLLQLGEAEAMISGVTRTYSQTMRDIRRVIDPAAGRTAFGIHVLVGQSHTVFMADTTVNERPTAEELADIAIDTAAVARRMGHEPRVAFLSYSTFGNPPGNWLASLRDAVAILDERGVDFEYEGEMAPDVALNPAVMKNYPFCRLSGPANVLVMPGLQSANLSAKLLRELGGDSVIGPMLVGLEKPVQVATMASTASELVTLAVLAAGGIAL
- a CDS encoding homoserine O-acetyltransferase MetX, which translates into the protein MASVPLSTDSRFGLGRQVRLPGPLSLDSGASLTPVDIAYETYGALNADASNAILICHALTGDQYVASQHPLTGKPGWWWRMVGEGKPIDPARHFIICANVLGSCMGSSGPASIDPGRDEPYAMRFPVITIGDMVRAQAMLLDHLGVARLHAVVGGSMGGMQALTWPTLYPDRVESVLVIASTARHSAQNIAFHEVGRQAIMADPRWRGGDYYADNDVPSSGLAVARMAAHITYLSEAGLTEKFGRRLQARPDSPGGQKTFGFDADFQVESYLRHQGLSFVDRFDANSYLYITRAMDYYDIAEDHEGSLARAFARTKARFCVVSFDTDWLYPTAESRIIVHALNASGAPASFVELSSPFGHDAFLLEAPELNRVVDGFLRAGER
- the metW gene encoding methionine biosynthesis protein MetW codes for the protein MELRPDLALIARNVTPGARLLDVGCGDGGLMAALRDQRQVDARGLEIDPTNVASAVGRGLSVVQGDADTDLHYYADASFDYAILSQTLQTTRRPDRVVEELLRIGAQAFVSFPNFAHWRGRLSLAFGGRMPVTKLLPDTWYDTLNIHHLTIDDFRALVKDRGWSIDGQWFLNGEKETTHTNANLFAQHAVFLLRH
- the mutS gene encoding DNA mismatch repair protein MutS, whose protein sequence is MGHSSSSPAGASPTPMMAQYLALKAEASDCLLFYRMGDFFELFFDDAKAAAATLDIALTSRGEHDGAPIPMCGVPVHSSEMYLARLIRAGHRVAIAEQTETPAEAKARGSKSLVARAIVRYVTAGTLTEDALLDARTDNMLVAVAQVGQEYGLAAADISNGRFETISITEAQLPAELARLRPSELITPVNFTVQFAVPSHPFDRAAFDSSRAEALLKRHYGVATLDGFGTFARAELAAMGGLLGYLDHAGKGTLPFLGPPVRRSTDAHMAIDAATRESLEIVQTMAGQRGGSLLAAVDRTVTGAGARLLASDLACPLLDQPQIEARLALVAWLHRDGGLRDHLRTALRALPDIGRALGRVAIGRGSPRDLGQLRDGLREARILRERLVTLPDRPKLLDDLLPALDGHADLTDRLTRALVSSPPTESASGGYIADGYDAALDELRRLAGDGRRAIAALEARYRDQTGIASLKIRHNAVLGYHVEVPAKHGDALLRDGSGFTHRQTLAGVVRFNSVDLHEQASRVAQAGGHALAAEAAHLEELIEAVLARKSAIDAAARTIARLDVSAGLAERAAEGGWCAPDFAEGRCLDIRGGRHPVVEDALSREGQSFVANDCCLSETDRLWLVTGPNMGGKSTFLRQNALIVILAQAGSFVPATSARLSLVDRLFSRVGASDNLAKGRSTFMVEMVETAAILSQATERSFVILDEVGRGTSTYDGLALAWSVVEAVHETNRCRCLFATHYHELTRLAEKLDALSLHHVRAREWKGDLVLLHELAQGPADRSYGLAVARLAGLPPAVLARAKDVLKRLEAGKAKTGGIAAGLDDLPLFAASLAKETPPPDPLREGLAALDVDALSPREALDALYRLKALLDEA